A region from the Cannabis sativa cultivar Pink pepper isolate KNU-18-1 chromosome 9, ASM2916894v1, whole genome shotgun sequence genome encodes:
- the LOC115721935 gene encoding low affinity inorganic phosphate transporter 1 — protein MAGDQLQVLTALDVAKTQWYHFTAILIAGMGFFTDAYDLFCISLVTKLLGRLYYHQQGSPDPGKLPSHVSAAVNGVAFVGTLSGQLFFGWLGDKLGRKKVYGMTLMIMVLCSIASGLSFGKNPTSVMATLCFFRFWLGFGIGGDYPLSATIMSEYANKKTRGAFIAAVFAMQGFGILTGGMVAIVVSSIFKARFPAPAYEIDAIASTVPEADYAWRVILMFGALPALLTYYWRMKMPETARYTALVAKNAKQAASDMSKVLQVEVEAEEEKVEELAQNEETKFGLFSKAFLRRHGLHLLGTTSTWFLLDIAFYSQNLFQKDIFSAIGWIPKAKTMSALEEVYKIGKAQTLIALFSTVPGYWFTVAFIDRIGRFSIQLMGFFFMTVFMFALAIPYHHWTLKENRIGFVVIYSLTFFFANFGPNSTTFVVPAEIFPARLRSTCHGISAAAGKAGAIIGAFGFQYAEQGIGVRNTLIILGVVNFFGMIFTFLVPESNGKSLEEMSGENEADEENGGDEVRESRHE, from the coding sequence ATGGCTGGCGACCAATTACAAGTACTTACAGCTCTTGATGTAGCCAAAACTCAATGGTACCATTTCACGGCCATACTCATCGCCGGAATGGGATTCTTCACCGATGCATACGACCTCTTTTGCATATCACTCGTTACTAAACTCCTTGGCCGTTTATACTACCACCAACAAGGCTCACCAGACCCCGGAAAGCTTCCCTCGCATGTCTCGGCCGCTGTTAACGGTGTTGCTTTCGTTGGAACGCTCTCCGGCCAACTTTTCTTCGGGTGGCTCGGCGACAAACTAGGCCGAAAGAAGGTTTATGGCATGACTCTTATGATAATGGTTCTTTGCTCCATTGCCTCGGGTTTGTCCTTTGGTAAAAATCCAACTTCAGTCATGGCCACTCTTTGCTTCTTTAGATTTTGGTTAGGGTTTGGTATTGGCGGCGATTACCCTCTCTCCGCCACCATCATGTCTGAGTATGCAAACAAAAAGACTCGTGGAGCTTTCATAGCCGCGGTATTTGCCATGCAAGGGTTCGGGATTTTGACCGGTGGGATGGTGGCGATTGTCGTTTCTTCCATCTTCAAAGCTCGGTTTCCTGCCCCGGCTTATGAGATCGACGCAATTGCTTCGACTGTGCCCGAGGCTGACTATGCATGGCGTGTAATTCTCATGTTTGGCGCTCTACCAGCTTTGTTAACTTACTATTGGCGTATGAAAATGCCCGAAACTGCTCGATACACGGCTTTAGTAGCGAAAAACGCGAAACAAGCAGCCTCAGACATGTCCAAGGTTCTTCAAGTTGAAGTGGAAGCTGAGGAAGAGAAAGTTGAGGAGTTAGCTCAAAATGAAGAGACCAAATTCGGGTTGTTTTCGAAAGCTTTTCTTAGACGACATGGTTTACATTTGCTTGGAACAACAAGTACTTGGTTCTTATTAGACATAGCTTTCTACAGCCAAAATCTATTCCAAAAAGACATTTTTAGCGCCATTGGTTGGATCCCAAAAGCAAAAACAATGAGTGCACTTGAAGAAGTTTACAAAATCGGCAAAGCTCAAACCCTAATAGCCCTTTTTTCAACCGTTCCCGGTTATTGGTTCACAGTGGCTTTCATAGACAGAATTGGTAGGTTTTCAATTCAATTAATGGGATTTTTTTTCATGACGGTGTTCATGTTTGCGTTAGCTATTCCTTACCACCATTGGACATTGAAAGAAAACAGAATTGGCTTTGTTGTCATCTACTCACTCACTTTCTTTTTCGCCAATTTCGGCCCCAACTCTACTACTTTTGTAGTCCCGGCTGAAATTTTTCCAGCGCGGCTGAGGTCCACGTGTCATGGCATATCAGCCGCAGCTGGAAAGGCCGGGGCTATAATTGGAGCCTTCGGGTTTCAGTATGCGGAACAAGGGATTGGAGTAAGGAATACTTTGATAATTCTTGGTGTGGTTAACTTTTTTGGAATGATTTTCACTTTCTTGGTGCCTGAATCTAATGGAAAGTCTTTGGAAGAAATGTCTGGAGAAAATGAAGCTGATGAAGAAAATGGTGGTGATGAAGTTAGAGAGTCAAGACATGAGTAG